A single window of Streptococcus cristatus ATCC 51100 DNA harbors:
- a CDS encoding restriction endonuclease subunit S produces MKNESPKYRFDKFDENWLLVKISNAACQFKTGGTPSTKEPIFWDGTIPWIQSSDLQKDKLFGVKPQKFISEEGLQNSSAKLIPKNSIAVVTRVGVGKLAIIDQDYATSQDFLSLSDLKGDTHFLVYSIYRMLQKESTQLQGTSIKGITKEDLLSKKISLPRIEEQSAIGSLFRTLDDLLASYKDNLANYQALKATMLSKMFPKAGQTVPEIRLDGFEGEWEVQTLKELASFSKGNGYTKNDLVNSGKEIILYGRLYTNYQTVISKVNTFVTTVKVNAVISKGGEVIVPASGESAEDISRASVVEKSGIILGGDLNIINPDENKVDSIFLALTISNGSQQKELIKRAQGKSVVHLRKNDLEKVVLHYPAMEEQHAIGAYFSNLDNLINGYREKITQLETLKKKLLQDMFI; encoded by the coding sequence ATGAAAAATGAATCACCTAAATATAGATTTGATAAATTTGATGAGAATTGGCTTCTTGTAAAGATTAGTAATGCAGCTTGTCAGTTCAAAACCGGAGGAACTCCAAGTACCAAAGAGCCGATCTTTTGGGATGGCACTATACCGTGGATTCAATCATCAGATTTACAGAAGGATAAATTATTTGGTGTAAAACCTCAAAAATTTATTTCAGAGGAGGGGTTACAAAATTCATCAGCTAAATTAATTCCTAAAAATTCTATTGCTGTTGTTACCAGAGTTGGTGTTGGTAAATTGGCTATCATAGATCAAGATTACGCAACAAGCCAAGATTTTTTGTCTCTCTCAGATTTAAAAGGAGATACTCATTTTCTAGTCTATAGTATCTATAGAATGCTGCAAAAAGAAAGTACACAGCTACAAGGAACTTCAATTAAAGGAATTACTAAAGAAGACTTACTTTCTAAGAAAATAAGTCTTCCAAGGATTGAAGAACAATCCGCTATCGGTTCCCTTTTCCGCACCCTCGACGACCTTTTGGCAAGCTACAAAGACAATCTCGCCAACTACCAAGCTCTCAAGGCGACCATGCTCTCCAAGATGTTTCCCAAAGCTGGACAGACAGTTCCTGAGATTCGTTTGGATGGATTTGAAGGTGAGTGGGAAGTTCAAACTTTAAAAGAATTAGCTAGTTTTTCTAAAGGGAATGGATATACCAAAAATGACTTGGTTAATTCTGGCAAAGAGATAATTCTATATGGTCGACTTTATACTAATTACCAAACTGTAATTTCTAAAGTTAATACTTTTGTTACTACAGTAAAAGTAAATGCTGTGATTAGTAAAGGTGGAGAAGTTATAGTTCCAGCATCTGGTGAAAGTGCAGAGGATATTTCAAGAGCGTCAGTTGTTGAAAAATCAGGAATTATTTTGGGTGGTGATTTAAATATAATCAATCCAGATGAAAATAAAGTGGACTCTATCTTTTTGGCTTTAACCATTTCAAATGGAAGTCAACAGAAAGAATTGATTAAAAGAGCACAAGGTAAATCAGTCGTTCACTTAAGAAAAAACGACTTAGAAAAAGTTGTTTTACACTATCCAGCTATGGAGGAACAACATGCCATTGGCGCTTACTTTTCAAATCTCGATAACCTCATCAACGGTTACCGAGAAAAAATTACTCAGCTTGAGACGTTGAAAAAGAAACTCTTGCAGGATATGTTTATTTAA
- a CDS encoding reverse transcriptase/maturase family protein: MKKINFDLYRCKGYLHIDKQVSIHKVKNYIVNPEKIAHHSFLPFLCYNKISEKFVGYERASTGNRPVKQKIRTLMYSGHLDSFIYKYYSDILNIYYNEWITEAKLDKYSVAYRTNRKHQSNINFAAEAIHFIEKQSTAYVIVGDFEKFFDTLDHELLKERLSAILNVKQLPPDWYNIYKSLTKFAFIDKETLDNSDNPLVQHNYISYFKNIRDFRKFKKENKCKLNKNSYGIPQGNSLSGILANIYAIDFDKCMSDISKDFDGFYQRYSDDFILVLNIEKLIDKYGEDYVEKVNEIIEDLSKTNRIYLQLEKIKTYFIKDKIVINNNDRVCQIDYLGFSFDGKNVKIREKSIYKFYRNARKLIYDSKVIQKRKGLAKLPNRHKIYSLYTDFGRSKYYPSNFISYAKRAQHIFNKISPNTNNLMLAQLKNRKKKIESALGYRIHSRIEKSNK, encoded by the coding sequence ATGAAAAAAATTAATTTTGATTTATATAGATGCAAAGGTTATTTGCATATTGATAAACAAGTTTCTATTCATAAAGTTAAGAATTACATTGTAAACCCAGAGAAGATTGCTCACCATAGCTTTCTTCCTTTTTTGTGTTACAATAAAATATCAGAAAAATTTGTTGGATACGAGCGTGCTAGTACGGGAAATAGGCCTGTAAAACAAAAAATACGTACTCTAATGTATTCGGGTCACTTAGATAGTTTCATTTATAAATATTATTCCGATATTTTAAATATCTATTATAACGAATGGATTACAGAAGCAAAGCTTGATAAATATTCTGTTGCTTATCGAACTAATAGAAAGCATCAAAGTAACATTAATTTTGCAGCGGAGGCAATTCATTTCATAGAGAAACAATCTACTGCATATGTTATAGTTGGTGATTTTGAAAAATTTTTTGATACTCTTGATCATGAGTTATTAAAGGAAAGATTGTCTGCTATTTTAAATGTTAAACAATTACCGCCAGATTGGTATAATATTTATAAATCTTTAACAAAATTTGCATTTATTGATAAGGAAACTTTAGATAATTCTGATAATCCTTTGGTTCAACATAATTATATTAGTTATTTTAAAAATATTAGAGATTTTAGAAAGTTTAAAAAAGAAAATAAGTGTAAATTGAATAAGAATTCTTACGGAATACCACAAGGTAATTCTTTAAGTGGAATATTAGCTAATATTTATGCTATTGATTTTGATAAATGTATGTCTGATATTTCCAAAGATTTCGATGGCTTTTATCAAAGATATTCAGATGACTTTATTCTAGTTTTGAACATCGAAAAACTAATTGATAAGTACGGAGAAGATTATGTTGAAAAAGTAAATGAAATTATTGAAGACCTTTCAAAAACAAACAGAATATATTTACAATTGGAGAAGATTAAAACTTATTTTATCAAAGATAAAATCGTTATAAATAATAATGACAGAGTATGCCAAATTGATTATTTAGGTTTTTCGTTTGATGGAAAAAATGTAAAAATAAGAGAAAAGAGTATCTATAAATTCTATAGAAATGCTCGAAAGTTAATATATGATTCAAAAGTAATACAAAAGAGAAAAGGGCTGGCAAAATTGCCTAATCGACATAAAATTTATTCTTTATATACCGATTTTGGGAGATCCAAATATTATCCGAGTAATTTTATTAGCTATGCAAAGCGTGCTCAACATATTTTTAATAAAATTAGTCCAAATACTAACAATTTGATGTTAGCACAATTAAAAAATAGAAAGAAAAAAATTGAGAGTGCGTTAGGGTATCGAATACATTCTCGTATAGAAAAGAGTAATAAATGA
- a CDS encoding type I restriction endonuclease subunit R, which translates to MMQVKPELEIEKQLINQLVTGESQWTYREDLKTEEQLWDNFFEKLAQNNVALLADNPLTAQEKRQIQNQLNFVSYYDAAKWLVGENSIAKVEVQREDASLGTIRLSVIWRDNIAAGKSSYEVVNQVQREKVNPLDQDRRLDVTLLINGLPMIQIELKSPRVAFLDAFHQIKKYDREGKFRGIYSSLQMFVVTNKVDTRYIAAARENKLNKQFLTKWVDKDNQPITSLTSFAHEVLSIPRAHQMVMQYSVIDDSKKSLILLRPYQIHAIEAVQEASRRQESGYVWHTTGSGKTLTSYKVARNLLQIPSIQKTIFVVDRRDLDQQTTSSFLSYATNDVIDIDETDNTYDLVKRLGSNDKRVVVTTIQKITTMMRKFDQGLYQRDADKIKGFRVAFVVDECHRAVTPQTQKDIKAFFPQSLWYGFTGTPIFKENKRQQVGDLAQTTQQQYGDRLHEYTVKEAIHDGAVLGFKVDYRNTLITEQSEDQVPDSVYEDEEHMLEVLDAIINKSRQQLGFQKGVGKTYNAILTVKSIPQAKAYYDLLKRVKAGQTRVKVSERVKQVLPDFPKATITYSVTENEEDSRANQDHMKQVLLDYNQEFDTHFTMADLRGFNTDVNNRLARKQDKYIYRNEQLDLVIVVNRLLTGFDAPCLSTLFIDRKPMQPQDLIQAFSRTNRIFDSSKTYGHIITFQKPLAFKEAVDNALKLYSNGGENEVLAPSWEEEKRNFLRSCSDFQNLITDDPEEGLQIEQISTPELRKLAKAYQVFDKYLASIRVYKEYDEEEIYAQTGLSAEVLETYLGFYQNILAELKSRIDDGVEEGEPLDIHYELESIQVDEINYAYILTLIQSLIEQGQSQEKNLSAQDREAVDNYIQSLEKTNPNLAQIITELWREVQANPESYRGQSIANILDQMIEAVIQQHIQVFSKRWYVGEDELRYYVEHYRKGAKKQLGESQLTKSQRYKDYKVEVSDALNPLLYKKQIKEACKQLVEEVIEPLRVGR; encoded by the coding sequence ATGATGCAGGTGAAACCAGAACTGGAGATAGAGAAACAACTGATCAACCAACTGGTAACTGGTGAAAGCCAATGGACTTATAGAGAAGACTTAAAAACAGAAGAACAACTATGGGACAATTTCTTTGAGAAACTAGCCCAAAACAACGTTGCTCTGTTAGCAGACAATCCCTTGACAGCACAGGAAAAACGTCAGATTCAGAACCAACTAAACTTTGTCAGCTACTATGATGCTGCTAAGTGGTTGGTCGGGGAAAATAGCATTGCCAAAGTCGAGGTTCAAAGAGAAGATGCAAGTCTAGGTACCATCCGTTTGTCAGTCATTTGGCGAGACAATATCGCAGCAGGAAAGTCTAGCTACGAAGTTGTCAATCAAGTCCAACGAGAAAAAGTAAATCCTCTGGACCAAGACCGTAGACTGGATGTTACCCTGCTCATCAATGGCTTGCCTATGATTCAAATCGAGCTTAAAAGTCCCCGAGTAGCCTTTTTAGATGCCTTTCATCAGATTAAAAAGTATGATCGGGAAGGCAAGTTCCGTGGTATCTACTCTAGCTTGCAGATGTTTGTTGTGACCAATAAGGTGGATACACGGTATATCGCTGCAGCTAGAGAAAATAAACTTAACAAGCAATTTCTAACCAAGTGGGTCGATAAGGATAACCAACCCATAACGAGCTTGACCAGCTTTGCCCACGAAGTCCTGTCCATCCCTCGTGCTCACCAGATGGTCATGCAGTATTCTGTCATTGATGATAGCAAGAAATCTCTTATCCTCTTGCGTCCCTACCAGATCCATGCTATCGAAGCGGTTCAGGAAGCTTCACGTCGTCAGGAGTCTGGCTACGTTTGGCATACGACAGGTTCAGGGAAAACCTTGACTTCTTATAAGGTAGCGCGGAATCTCCTTCAAATTCCTTCTATCCAAAAGACGATTTTTGTCGTTGACCGCAGGGACTTGGACCAACAGACCACTTCATCCTTCCTCTCCTATGCGACCAATGATGTCATTGATATCGATGAGACGGACAATACTTATGATTTAGTTAAGCGACTAGGAAGTAATGATAAGCGTGTCGTGGTGACCACCATCCAGAAAATCACCACCATGATGCGCAAATTTGACCAAGGTCTTTACCAAAGAGATGCGGATAAAATCAAGGGCTTCCGAGTGGCCTTTGTGGTGGATGAATGCCACCGTGCCGTGACACCGCAAACACAAAAAGATATTAAAGCCTTTTTTCCGCAGTCTCTCTGGTATGGTTTTACAGGAACCCCCATCTTTAAGGAAAATAAACGCCAGCAGGTCGGTGACCTAGCTCAAACCACTCAGCAACAGTATGGGGACCGTCTCCATGAATATACGGTCAAGGAAGCTATCCATGATGGCGCAGTTCTAGGGTTTAAGGTCGATTACCGCAATACCCTCATCACAGAACAGTCTGAAGATCAAGTCCCAGATAGTGTCTACGAAGATGAGGAGCATATGCTGGAAGTCTTGGATGCCATTATCAATAAATCCCGCCAACAGCTAGGCTTCCAAAAGGGAGTAGGTAAGACCTACAATGCCATCCTAACCGTTAAATCCATCCCTCAAGCCAAAGCCTACTATGATCTACTCAAACGAGTCAAGGCTGGTCAGACACGTGTCAAGGTGTCGGAAAGGGTCAAGCAGGTCCTTCCAGACTTTCCAAAGGCGACCATCACCTACTCCGTTACAGAGAATGAAGAAGACTCAAGAGCCAACCAAGACCACATGAAGCAGGTCTTACTAGACTATAACCAAGAGTTTGATACCCACTTTACCATGGCGGATCTTCGTGGTTTTAATACGGATGTCAATAACCGTTTGGCTCGAAAACAGGATAAGTATATCTATCGCAATGAACAGTTGGACTTAGTTATCGTGGTCAATCGTCTCTTAACGGGATTTGATGCGCCTTGTCTATCAACTCTCTTTATCGACAGAAAGCCTATGCAGCCACAGGACTTGATTCAGGCCTTTAGTCGAACCAACCGGATCTTTGATTCTAGTAAGACTTATGGTCATATCATCACCTTCCAAAAGCCTTTAGCCTTTAAAGAAGCAGTCGATAATGCCCTTAAACTCTACTCAAATGGTGGAGAAAATGAGGTCCTAGCGCCGAGCTGGGAAGAGGAGAAGAGAAACTTTTTGCGGAGTTGTAGTGATTTCCAAAATCTCATCACCGATGATCCGGAGGAAGGGCTTCAAATCGAGCAAATCTCCACACCTGAGTTGAGAAAGCTCGCCAAGGCCTATCAAGTCTTTGATAAGTACCTAGCTTCTATCCGAGTTTATAAAGAGTATGATGAGGAAGAAATCTACGCCCAGACAGGACTCAGTGCAGAAGTGTTGGAAACCTATCTAGGCTTCTATCAAAACATCCTAGCCGAATTAAAAAGCCGAATAGATGATGGTGTTGAGGAAGGAGAGCCCCTTGATATCCACTATGAACTAGAGTCTATTCAAGTGGATGAAATCAATTATGCCTATATCCTAACCCTGATCCAAAGCCTGATTGAACAAGGTCAAAGTCAAGAAAAGAACCTAAGCGCTCAAGATAGAGAGGCAGTGGATAACTATATTCAGAGTCTTGAGAAGACCAATCCAAATCTTGCCCAGATCATTACTGAACTTTGGAGAGAAGTCCAAGCAAATCCAGAAAGCTATCGAGGCCAGTCTATCGCAAATATCTTGGATCAGATGATCGAGGCTGTTATCCAGCAACACATCCAAGTCTTTAGCAAACGTTGGTATGTCGGAGAGGATGAACTCCGTTACTATGTCGAACACTACCGCAAGGGAGCCAAAAAACAACTGGGAGAAAGTCAACTGACCAAGAGTCAGCGTTACAAGGACTATAAAGTTGAGGTGTCAGATGCCCTCAATCCTCTCCTCTATAAAAAACAAATCAAGGAAGCTTGTAAGCAACTTGTCGAAGAGGTGATTGAGCCACTGAGAGTTGGTAGATGA